A section of the Streptomyces sp. NBC_01591 genome encodes:
- a CDS encoding SCO4402 family protein: MGGMPLNDMPWWRWRSNVRSALHMLSDPVFHHECWLAGREGYGDVTDAVYRLVEDTWLDNWSAEKYIGTIFRDTGEAALVDVAVLRVLRIMHQVGADAPVSAYLEHHGWPEAVRAAREAHVLLAGNDGEDPDTPPRSLDVLRIMTRSA; encoded by the coding sequence ATGGGCGGCATGCCGCTGAATGACATGCCTTGGTGGCGCTGGCGCAGCAACGTGCGCTCGGCGCTGCACATGCTCTCCGACCCCGTCTTCCACCACGAGTGCTGGCTGGCCGGCCGGGAGGGGTACGGCGACGTCACCGACGCCGTGTACCGCCTGGTCGAGGACACCTGGCTGGACAACTGGTCCGCCGAGAAGTACATCGGGACGATCTTCCGCGACACCGGCGAGGCCGCCCTCGTCGACGTCGCCGTGCTCCGGGTGCTGCGCATCATGCACCAGGTCGGCGCGGACGCCCCCGTCTCGGCGTATCTGGAGCACCACGGCTGGCCGGAGGCCGTACGGGCCGCCCGCGAGGCCCATGTGCTGCTCGCCGGCAACGACGGCGAGGACCCCGACACGCCGCCGCGCTCCCTCGACGTGCTCCGCATCATGACCAGATCGGCCTGA
- the purU gene encoding formyltetrahydrofolate deformylase: MTAPQPAETAPEQYVLTLSCPDKKGIVHAVSSYLFMTGCNIEDSQQFGDHDTGLFFMRVHFSADAPVTVEKLRASFAAVGDSFRMDWQIHRSSDRMRVVLMVSKFGHCLNDLLFRSRIGALPIEIAAVVSNHTDFAELVASYNVPFRHIPVTKENKAAAEAQLLELVREENVELVVLARYMQVLSDDLCKQLSGRIINIHHSFLPSFKGAKPYHQAHARGVKLIGATAHYVTADLDEGPIIEQEVERVGHGVTPDQLVAIGRDVECQALARAVKWHAERRILLNGRRTVVFA; encoded by the coding sequence ATGACCGCGCCGCAGCCTGCTGAGACCGCCCCCGAGCAGTACGTCCTCACCCTCTCCTGCCCCGACAAAAAGGGCATCGTGCACGCCGTGTCGAGCTATCTCTTCATGACCGGCTGCAATATCGAGGACAGCCAGCAGTTCGGCGACCACGACACGGGTCTGTTCTTCATGCGGGTCCACTTCTCGGCGGACGCCCCGGTGACCGTGGAGAAGCTCCGGGCCAGTTTCGCCGCGGTCGGCGACTCCTTCCGGATGGACTGGCAGATCCACCGCTCCTCGGACCGGATGCGGGTCGTGCTGATGGTCAGCAAGTTCGGGCACTGCCTCAACGACCTGCTGTTCCGTTCCCGGATCGGGGCGCTGCCGATCGAGATCGCCGCCGTCGTCTCCAACCACACGGACTTCGCCGAGCTCGTCGCCTCGTACAACGTTCCCTTCCGGCACATCCCGGTGACCAAGGAGAACAAGGCCGCCGCGGAGGCGCAGCTGCTGGAGCTGGTCCGCGAGGAGAACGTCGAGCTGGTCGTCCTCGCCCGCTACATGCAGGTCCTCTCGGACGACCTCTGCAAGCAGCTGAGCGGCCGGATCATCAACATCCACCACTCCTTCCTGCCGAGCTTCAAGGGCGCGAAGCCGTACCACCAGGCGCACGCCCGTGGTGTGAAGCTGATCGGTGCGACGGCGCACTACGTGACTGCGGACCTCGACGAGGGGCCGATCATCGAGCAGGAGGTCGAGCGGGTGGGCCACGGCGTCACGCCGGACCAGCTGGTCGCGATCGGGCGCGATGTGGAGTGCCAGGCGCTGGCGCGGGCCGTGAAGTGGCACGCGGAGCGCCGCATCCTGCTCAACGGCCGCCGTACGGTGGTCTTCGCGTAG
- a CDS encoding ABC transporter substrate-binding protein — translation MTGRRRPTSPRPYKLLTSTAAVGALLVTGCGALPGATGGSREPVTVVTWAPSGVAGPDAVNMAGMTAMARTYARWANADGGLDGHKLRVVTCDEEDTSIGAANCARLAVKEKAVAVVGSYSRHGTAFMPPLEAAGIPYIGGYGASDEELSSYNSYPVNGGQPALLAGNARQLARSCERVSVVRPDSLSGDGQAWLLKTGLTEAGRPAPADIRASESATSYDAAAEPALQAAGASDGCVTAVLGKRTETFFDSFRRLEPSYGSVRISSVLGSVDQPLIDSTGGRNSPFEGAYITGWYPDAGDARWDGMRQVIRKHAFGDNRIDPDDTGVQTTWIAYTVLKEIVTAIDSPQITPWKLTSALNEGTPADTGGLTPVLRWSFEDVLGSSAYPRIVNTRVTFQVVRDGRLVADRKGFMDVTKTLSDASAKS, via the coding sequence ATGACCGGACGGCGACGCCCCACCTCCCCCCGCCCCTACAAGCTCCTCACAAGTACGGCGGCGGTCGGGGCGCTGCTGGTCACCGGTTGCGGCGCACTCCCTGGGGCCACGGGGGGCTCCAGGGAGCCCGTCACCGTGGTGACGTGGGCCCCCAGCGGCGTCGCGGGGCCGGACGCGGTGAACATGGCGGGCATGACCGCCATGGCACGCACCTACGCCCGCTGGGCCAACGCCGACGGCGGGCTGGACGGTCACAAGCTGCGCGTCGTCACCTGCGACGAGGAGGACACCTCGATCGGCGCGGCGAACTGCGCCCGGCTGGCCGTCAAGGAGAAGGCGGTGGCGGTCGTCGGCTCGTACAGCCGGCACGGGACGGCGTTCATGCCGCCGCTGGAGGCCGCCGGAATCCCCTACATCGGCGGATACGGCGCTTCCGACGAGGAGTTGAGCAGCTACAACTCCTACCCGGTCAACGGCGGCCAGCCGGCCCTGCTCGCGGGCAACGCCCGGCAGCTGGCCCGCAGTTGCGAGCGGGTGTCCGTGGTCCGCCCCGACAGCCTGAGCGGCGACGGCCAGGCCTGGCTTCTCAAGACCGGCCTCACCGAGGCGGGCCGGCCCGCGCCCGCCGACATCCGGGCATCGGAGTCGGCCACTTCGTACGACGCGGCGGCCGAGCCGGCGCTCCAGGCGGCGGGGGCGTCCGACGGCTGTGTGACGGCCGTGCTCGGGAAGCGTACGGAGACCTTCTTCGACTCCTTCCGGCGGCTCGAACCGTCGTACGGGAGCGTGCGGATCTCCTCCGTGCTCGGCAGCGTCGACCAGCCGCTGATCGACAGCACCGGCGGCCGGAACAGCCCGTTCGAGGGGGCCTACATCACCGGCTGGTACCCGGACGCGGGCGACGCCCGCTGGGACGGGATGCGACAGGTGATCCGCAAGCACGCCTTCGGCGACAACCGCATCGACCCGGACGACACGGGCGTGCAGACCACCTGGATCGCGTACACCGTGCTGAAGGAGATCGTGACGGCGATCGACTCCCCGCAGATCACCCCCTGGAAGCTCACCTCCGCCCTCAACGAGGGCACCCCGGCCGATACCGGCGGCCTCACCCCGGTGCTGCGCTGGAGCTTCGAGGATGTGCTGGGCTCATCCGCGTATCCGCGGATCGTCAACACCAGGGTGACGTTTCAGGTGGTGCGCGACGGACGGCTCGTCGCGGACAGGAAGGGATTCATGGACGTCACGAAGACGTTGTCGGACGCCAGCGCGAAGAGCTGA
- a CDS encoding transcriptional regulator: MAARPLVARQPNERLQALIQEAGCSNAGLARRVNMVGAERGLDLRYDKTSVARWLRGQQPRGRAPGIIAEALGRKLGRTVTIDEIGMANGKNLASGVGLQFAPTVIGAIEQVCELWRSDVGRRDFLSGSAVASSALVEPSRDWLITGADPQVARAAGARVGMSDVAAVRAMTAALVDLDHRFGSGHVRPVLVHYLNSVVSGLLSGAYRESVGRQLFAAVARLTELAGYMAVDTGQPGLAQRYYIQALRLAQAAGDRAYGGYVLAASMSHLAAQLGNPREIAQLARAAQEGARGRVTPRAEAMFYAAEARGHALLGDARTCQAVTGRALTAMEQAEPGTGDDPDWIAHFDHAYLADELAHCHRDLGQAEAAARRAKESLAGHPESRTRRRGIGLVLLATAQVQMREVEQACHTGTRAMELLGSVRSSRGAEYLDDLQQRLIPYGDESAVREFGARLELQAA, translated from the coding sequence ATGGCAGCCAGGCCTCTCGTCGCACGCCAGCCGAACGAACGGCTCCAGGCGCTCATTCAGGAAGCCGGATGCTCCAACGCCGGCCTCGCCCGCCGCGTCAACATGGTCGGCGCGGAGCGCGGGCTCGATCTGCGTTACGACAAGACGTCCGTGGCCCGTTGGCTGCGCGGACAGCAACCACGCGGCAGGGCACCGGGAATCATCGCCGAGGCGCTCGGCCGCAAGCTCGGCCGTACGGTCACGATCGACGAGATCGGGATGGCCAACGGCAAGAATCTGGCGTCCGGCGTCGGCCTGCAGTTCGCCCCGACCGTGATCGGCGCGATCGAGCAGGTCTGCGAGCTGTGGCGCAGCGATGTCGGCCGCCGCGACTTCCTGTCCGGTTCGGCGGTCGCCTCCTCCGCGCTCGTCGAACCCAGCCGCGACTGGCTGATCACCGGCGCCGACCCGCAGGTGGCACGGGCCGCCGGGGCCCGCGTCGGGATGTCGGACGTGGCGGCGGTGCGGGCGATGACGGCCGCGCTGGTCGACCTCGACCACCGGTTCGGCAGCGGACATGTGCGGCCGGTCCTGGTGCACTACCTGAACAGCGTGGTCTCCGGGCTGCTCTCCGGGGCGTACCGCGAATCGGTCGGCCGGCAGCTGTTCGCGGCGGTCGCCCGGCTCACCGAACTCGCCGGGTACATGGCGGTCGACACCGGTCAGCCGGGACTCGCCCAGCGCTACTACATCCAGGCGCTGCGCCTGGCCCAGGCGGCGGGCGACCGGGCGTACGGCGGTTATGTGCTGGCCGCCTCGATGAGCCATCTCGCCGCGCAGCTCGGCAATCCCCGGGAGATCGCCCAACTGGCCCGGGCCGCGCAGGAGGGCGCGCGCGGGCGCGTCACCCCGAGGGCGGAGGCGATGTTCTACGCGGCGGAGGCACGCGGCCACGCCCTGCTCGGCGACGCCCGCACCTGCCAGGCGGTGACGGGCCGCGCGCTGACGGCCATGGAGCAGGCCGAACCGGGCACGGGCGACGACCCCGACTGGATCGCCCACTTCGACCACGCCTATCTCGCGGACGAGTTGGCGCACTGCCACCGCGACCTCGGCCAGGCGGAGGCCGCCGCGCGCCGGGCGAAGGAGTCCCTGGCCGGCCACCCGGAGTCCCGGACCCGCCGCCGCGGCATCGGCCTGGTGCTTCTGGCCACGGCCCAGGTCCAGATGCGCGAGGTGGAGCAGGCCTGCCATACGGGCACGCGGGCGATGGAGCTGCTGGGGTCGGTGCGCTCCAGCCGGGGAGCGGAGTATCTGGACGATCTGCAGCAGCGGCTGATCCCGTACGGGGACGAGTCGGCGGTGCGCGAGTTCGGTGCTCGGCTGGAACTCCAGGCGGCCTGA